Proteins from a genomic interval of Asticcacaulis sp. AND118:
- a CDS encoding site-2 protease family protein, producing MELENRTATPLNFIVLLAVFGAAGLVLWMRPEVAGIATFGFALVGWIVGLCLHEFGHAASAAAFGDYSVRQRGYLTLDPVVYINGPNSIVLPVLILVLGGIALPGAAVMMRPDLIRHRWQSSLISLAGPIMSLVFALMTYTAGQMAISNGAPEVFAQALTLLAFFNLMAFVLNLLPVPGFDGFGVITPLLPQPLRGMAEQLERMPWISLLALVVIFFFGFPYIFALLRIVAGVLGLDLSGAQPALERFRFWG from the coding sequence ATGGAACTGGAAAATCGTACGGCCACGCCGCTTAACTTTATCGTCCTGCTGGCTGTGTTCGGGGCGGCAGGGCTGGTGCTCTGGATGCGTCCCGAAGTGGCGGGCATCGCCACCTTCGGCTTTGCGCTGGTGGGCTGGATCGTCGGCCTGTGCCTGCATGAGTTCGGTCATGCGGCCTCGGCGGCGGCGTTCGGTGATTATTCGGTCAGGCAGCGCGGTTATCTGACGCTCGACCCGGTCGTCTATATCAACGGGCCGAACAGCATCGTCCTGCCTGTGCTGATCCTCGTGCTGGGGGGCATCGCCTTGCCGGGGGCGGCGGTGATGATGCGCCCCGACCTGATCCGTCACCGCTGGCAGTCGTCGCTGATCTCGCTGGCCGGACCGATTATGAGCCTCGTCTTCGCATTGATGACCTATACGGCCGGTCAGATGGCGATAAGCAATGGCGCGCCGGAGGTGTTTGCTCAGGCCCTGACCCTGCTGGCCTTCTTCAACCTGATGGCGTTCGTGCTCAACCTGCTGCCCGTTCCGGGCTTCGACGGCTTCGGCGTCATCACGCCATTATTGCCGCAGCCTCTGCGCGGTATGGCCGAGCAGTTAGAGCGGATGCCGTGGATCAGTCTGCTGGCGTTGGTGGTCATCTTCTTCTTCGGCTTCCCATACATCTTTGCCCTGCTGCGTATCGTGGCCGGCGTGCTCGGGTTGGACCTGAGCGGAGCGCAACCGGCTCTGGAGCGGTTCCGTTTCTGGGGTTAA
- a CDS encoding FAD-binding oxidoreductase, whose product MTPHRDLRTGEPVWLAYPRPRLPTRALTRDRTCDIAIIGAGVTGAMAAEALSAEGFRVLLLDRRRPLMGSTAASTALLQSEIDQPLGRLSQQIGADKAIRAWRRSKLALDSLSARMALLGIKCGQSPRPTLYLSGNVLDAGGLKQEGERRRTAGLPADYLTRGELRDRYGIDREAALLSVGNLTANPLRMAGGFLRAAMARDAEILSQVDVADIETHRDGVEILTAQGPTVRARHAIYATGYETPAAIRGRKHSLHSTWALATKPQPDKLWPDRAMIWEAADPYLYVRATPDGRIICGGEDEEFSDEDSRDALLPQKTRRLEEKLKKLFPHVDPRADRAWCGSFGASVTGLPTIGAVPGKANLYAILAYGGNGITFSRLAAELLAAELTGRRDPDADLFEF is encoded by the coding sequence ATGACACCCCACAGAGATCTGCGCACCGGCGAGCCCGTCTGGCTGGCCTATCCCCGCCCCCGCCTGCCCACCCGCGCCCTGACGCGCGACCGCACCTGCGACATCGCCATCATCGGCGCCGGCGTCACCGGCGCCATGGCCGCCGAAGCGCTCAGCGCCGAAGGCTTCAGGGTATTACTGCTCGATCGGCGGCGCCCGCTGATGGGCTCGACAGCGGCCTCGACCGCCCTGCTGCAATCCGAAATCGATCAGCCGCTCGGTCGGCTGTCGCAGCAGATCGGGGCGGACAAGGCCATCCGGGCGTGGCGGCGGTCGAAGCTGGCGCTCGACAGCCTCAGCGCGCGCATGGCCCTGCTGGGTATCAAATGCGGCCAAAGCCCGCGCCCGACCCTCTACCTCAGCGGCAATGTCCTCGATGCCGGCGGATTGAAACAGGAGGGCGAGCGCCGCCGCACCGCTGGCCTACCCGCCGACTATCTGACCCGCGGCGAATTGCGGGACCGCTACGGCATCGACCGTGAGGCAGCGCTCCTCAGTGTCGGCAATCTCACCGCCAACCCGCTGCGTATGGCCGGCGGCTTCCTGCGTGCGGCTATGGCGCGCGACGCGGAAATCCTGTCCCAGGTCGATGTCGCGGATATCGAAACGCACCGCGACGGCGTGGAGATTCTAACGGCGCAAGGGCCAACCGTACGCGCCCGCCACGCCATCTACGCCACCGGTTACGAGACCCCCGCCGCCATCCGCGGCCGCAAGCACAGCCTGCATTCGACCTGGGCGCTGGCAACCAAACCGCAGCCGGACAAGCTATGGCCGGACCGCGCCATGATCTGGGAGGCCGCCGATCCCTACCTTTACGTGCGCGCCACACCGGACGGGCGCATCATCTGCGGTGGAGAGGACGAAGAGTTTTCCGACGAAGACAGCCGCGACGCGCTTTTGCCGCAGAAGACCAGGCGGCTGGAGGAGAAGCTGAAAAAGCTGTTCCCGCACGTCGATCCGCGCGCCGACCGCGCCTGGTGCGGGTCGTTCGGCGCGTCGGTGACCGGCCTGCCGACCATAGGCGCCGTGCCGGGCAAGGCCAATCTCTACGCCATCCTCGCCTATGGCGGCAACGGCATCACCTTCTCGCGGCTGGCGGCGGAGTTGCTGGCCGCCGAACTGACCGGGCGCAGGGATCCGGATGCCGATCTTTTTGAGTTTTAA
- a CDS encoding methyl-accepting chemotaxis protein, protein MDALSTIGEQVSVNDIIARTERARDLTRHKVRDIRQVTNTLRILALNALIEARRAGEMGAGFGVVADEVRNISTQVEGLSLSLASELGGEIEALEKLTRDMALQAQGARLTDLALNAIELIDRNLYERTCDVRWWATDSAVWEAASNPTQDGCAYASSRLGVILDAYTVYIDLWLCDLNGNVIANGRPDRFGATGQNVASRDWFQKALGLHSGNDFAVADITTEPLLKGAQVASYATGVRVGGQADGELIGVLGVHFDWQPQAETIVKGVRLSDEEKKRTRVLLTDAQGLIIASSDGRGTLSERVPLDTKGRAFGHYTDRADRLVAFHRTPGYETYEGLGWYGVIVQEG, encoded by the coding sequence GTGGACGCGCTCTCGACCATCGGGGAACAGGTATCGGTCAATGACATCATCGCGCGCACAGAGCGGGCGCGCGACCTGACGCGGCACAAGGTTCGCGACATCCGTCAGGTGACCAACACCCTGCGCATCCTCGCGCTCAACGCCCTGATAGAAGCGCGCCGCGCCGGTGAGATGGGGGCGGGCTTCGGCGTCGTCGCCGACGAAGTGCGCAATATCTCAACCCAGGTCGAGGGCCTCTCCCTGTCGCTCGCTTCCGAACTGGGCGGCGAGATCGAGGCGCTGGAAAAGCTGACCCGCGACATGGCGCTGCAGGCGCAGGGCGCGCGCCTGACGGATCTGGCGCTCAACGCCATCGAACTGATCGACCGCAACCTCTATGAGCGTACCTGCGACGTGCGCTGGTGGGCCACCGATTCCGCCGTGTGGGAAGCCGCCTCCAATCCGACACAGGACGGCTGCGCCTATGCCTCGTCGCGTCTGGGCGTCATTCTCGACGCCTATACGGTCTATATCGACCTGTGGCTGTGCGATCTGAACGGCAATGTTATCGCCAATGGCCGTCCGGACCGCTTCGGCGCAACCGGTCAGAATGTTGCCTCGCGCGACTGGTTCCAGAAGGCGCTGGGCCTGCACAGCGGCAACGACTTCGCCGTCGCCGACATCACCACCGAACCGCTGCTGAAGGGCGCGCAGGTTGCCTCCTACGCCACCGGTGTGCGCGTCGGCGGACAGGCCGACGGCGAACTCATCGGCGTCCTGGGGGTGCATTTCGACTGGCAGCCTCAGGCCGAAACCATCGTCAAGGGCGTGCGCCTGTCCGACGAGGAAAAGAAGCGCACCCGCGTCCTGCTCACCGACGCGCAGGGCCTGATTATTGCGTCCTCCGACGGACGCGGCACCCTGAGCGAACGCGTCCCGCTGGATACAAAAGGCCGCGCCTTCGGCCACTACACCGACCGCGCCGACCGACTGGTGGCCTTCCACCGCACGCCCGGTTACGAGACCTATGAAGGCCTCGGCTGGTATGGTGTCATTGTTCAGGAAGGCTAG
- a CDS encoding FAD-binding oxidoreductase, giving the protein MTTARNTGHPEGSWYADTVGRLNLPAFQGEVDTDVAIIGGGYTGLGAALELARKGVSVTLLEGAEIGSGASGRNGGQLHTGQRVDPQTLESQLGADAARELWEMAETAKTHLHGLIDTHGIDCELRHGLIHAWHRPRFADEDRAYADFVSQRYGYNKLRFMDKAEVTGELGTDVYHGGLFDAGGGHLHPLKLALGLARAAMTAGATLYERSRVTRYETTANGVTLHLKNGRLRARKLLICGNGYMPGLDAQVDAHVLPINNFILTTAPLPDDLILPHGFAAADSRFVVNYWRKTPDNRLLFGGGENYTPWFPKDIRAFVRRNMLKVYPQLETIEITHGWGGTLAITLSRAPFVRLLTPDVWVSAGYSGQGVVLAPYFGTLLARAVMGNDRDAALLSQLKTPPFPGGKWLRTPAMIAGLSWYALRDRL; this is encoded by the coding sequence ATGACCACCGCCCGCAACACCGGACATCCCGAAGGCTCCTGGTACGCCGATACGGTCGGGCGGCTGAACCTGCCCGCGTTTCAGGGCGAGGTCGACACCGACGTGGCGATTATCGGCGGGGGCTATACGGGCTTAGGCGCGGCGCTCGAACTAGCCCGCAAAGGCGTCTCCGTCACCCTGCTCGAAGGGGCGGAAATCGGCTCTGGCGCGTCCGGGCGCAATGGCGGGCAATTGCACACCGGTCAGCGCGTCGATCCGCAAACCCTGGAAAGCCAACTGGGGGCTGATGCGGCGCGCGAACTGTGGGAGATGGCCGAAACCGCCAAGACGCACCTGCATGGCCTGATCGACACGCACGGCATCGACTGCGAGTTGCGTCACGGTCTGATCCACGCCTGGCACCGCCCGCGTTTCGCCGACGAGGACCGCGCCTATGCTGACTTCGTCTCCCAGCGCTATGGCTATAACAAGCTGCGCTTCATGGATAAGGCCGAAGTTACCGGCGAACTCGGCACCGACGTCTATCACGGCGGCCTGTTCGACGCTGGCGGCGGCCACCTGCACCCGCTCAAGCTGGCTCTGGGTCTGGCCCGAGCCGCGATGACAGCCGGTGCGACGCTTTATGAACGCAGCCGCGTCACGCGCTACGAAACCACCGCCAACGGCGTGACACTACACCTGAAAAACGGCCGCCTGCGGGCGCGCAAGCTGCTGATCTGCGGCAATGGCTATATGCCGGGGCTGGATGCGCAGGTCGATGCGCATGTGCTGCCGATCAACAACTTCATCCTGACCACCGCGCCCCTGCCTGATGACCTCATCCTGCCGCACGGTTTTGCCGCGGCAGACTCGCGCTTCGTGGTCAATTACTGGCGCAAGACGCCGGACAATCGCCTGCTGTTCGGCGGCGGCGAAAACTACACGCCGTGGTTCCCCAAGGACATCCGCGCCTTTGTCCGCCGCAACATGCTGAAGGTCTATCCGCAGCTTGAAACCATCGAGATCACCCATGGCTGGGGGGGGACGCTCGCCATCACGCTCAGCCGCGCGCCTTTTGTGCGCCTGCTCACGCCGGACGTCTGGGTCAGCGCCGGCTACAGCGGTCAGGGGGTGGTGTTGGCCCCCTATTTCGGCACCCTTCTGGCCCGCGCCGTCATGGGCAATGATCGCGATGCCGCGCTGTTATCGCAACTGAAAACCCCACCCTTTCCGGGTGGTAAGTGGTTACGCACACCCGCCATGATTGCCGGACTGAGCTGGTACGCCCTCAGGGACAGGCTTTAG
- a CDS encoding glutamine synthetase family protein → MKSKSKRPQTGFSKRGAADVSEAAGWLAEQNIEEIECMVPDLAGVARGKIMPVRKFLTAQTMNLPLSIFYQTITGDFPDLEGIVGTVQSDTDIFLRPDFRTLAAVPWATDPTAQIIHDAFHPDGRPVEESPRQVLRRVMSLYHEKGWNPVIAPELEFYLVEKNIDPDYALKPPVGRSGRPETGRQGYSISAVNEFDGLFEDMYEYSEAQGLEIDTLIHESGVAQMEINLRHGDPLELADQVFMFKRTIKETALEHDIYATFMAKPMALEPGSAMHIHQSIVDPRTGRNLFSDPKTGEPTELFFSFIAGQQKYMPAAVSLLAPYVNSYRRLSKGSGAPVNTHWGFDNRTAGLRVPPSDADNRRLENRLPSSDANPYLAIAAVLACGYLGMVEGLKPTAPVDTDVSNDPSAELPYSLIQSVIKLERSEALNAILSPAFVTAYARVKHYEYETFMRTISPWEREFLLLNV, encoded by the coding sequence ATGAAATCGAAGTCCAAACGTCCGCAGACCGGCTTTTCCAAGCGCGGGGCCGCTGACGTCTCCGAAGCCGCCGGCTGGCTGGCCGAGCAGAATATCGAGGAGATCGAGTGCATGGTCCCCGATCTCGCCGGGGTAGCGCGCGGCAAGATCATGCCGGTGCGCAAGTTCCTGACGGCCCAGACCATGAACCTGCCGCTGTCGATCTTCTATCAGACCATCACCGGCGACTTCCCCGATCTGGAAGGCATTGTCGGCACGGTGCAGTCCGACACCGACATCTTCCTGCGTCCGGATTTTCGCACCCTGGCCGCTGTGCCGTGGGCGACCGACCCGACGGCGCAGATCATCCATGACGCCTTCCATCCCGACGGCCGTCCGGTCGAGGAAAGCCCGCGCCAGGTGCTGCGCCGTGTGATGAGCCTCTATCATGAAAAAGGCTGGAACCCGGTCATCGCGCCGGAACTGGAATTCTACCTCGTCGAAAAGAATATCGACCCCGACTATGCGCTGAAACCGCCTGTGGGCCGCTCGGGCCGTCCGGAAACCGGCCGTCAGGGCTATTCGATTTCGGCGGTCAACGAGTTCGATGGCCTGTTCGAGGACATGTACGAATATTCGGAGGCGCAGGGGCTTGAGATCGACACCCTGATCCACGAATCGGGCGTGGCCCAGATGGAGATCAACCTGCGCCACGGCGATCCGCTGGAGCTGGCCGATCAGGTCTTCATGTTCAAGCGCACAATCAAGGAAACGGCGCTGGAGCACGACATCTACGCCACCTTCATGGCCAAGCCGATGGCGCTGGAGCCGGGCTCGGCCATGCACATCCACCAGTCGATCGTCGATCCCAGGACCGGCCGCAATCTCTTTTCCGATCCCAAGACGGGCGAGCCGACCGAACTGTTCTTCAGCTTCATCGCCGGTCAGCAGAAATACATGCCCGCCGCCGTGTCGTTGCTGGCCCCCTATGTCAACTCCTACCGCCGCCTGTCCAAGGGGTCGGGTGCACCGGTCAATACGCACTGGGGCTTCGATAATCGCACGGCGGGCCTGCGCGTGCCGCCGTCCGACGCCGACAACCGGCGTCTGGAAAACCGCCTGCCCTCGTCGGACGCCAATCCGTACCTGGCCATCGCGGCGGTTCTGGCCTGCGGCTATCTGGGCATGGTCGAAGGCCTGAAACCCACGGCTCCTGTAGATACCGACGTGTCGAACGACCCGTCGGCGGAACTGCCCTATTCGCTGATCCAGTCGGTGATCAAGCTGGAACGGTCGGAAGCCCTGAACGCCATCCTCAGCCCGGCCTTCGTCACCGCCTATGCCCGCGTCAAGCATTACGAGTACGAGACCTTCATGCGCACCATCAGCCCGTGGGAACGCGAGTTCCTGTTGTTGAATGTGTAG
- a CDS encoding mechanosensitive ion channel family protein produces MNFDIRDGFTGLPIWVGVTAVAMTAFAAAFGVAFMIMLFAKWRSKRHLTALYRFDVNRLKKPLYTVWPLLAAAIAVRVVWPDVVHVEAFGTATKFLTILLIYWLALCAIEIVTASVSRRYDITVKDNLKARRVHTQITLVRRLATFLLAVLTLAATFLLFDELRGLGVSLLASAGVAGIVIGFAAQKTLGNLLAGIQIALTQPIRLEDAVVVEGEWGWIEEITLTYVVVRIWDLRRLVLPISYFIEKPFQNWTRTSASIIGTVELYADYSLPVEPLRAHLLELLDKTDLWDKQVQVVQLTETYPDVVKIRILVSAADSPTAFDLRCYVRENMVAFITARYPQCLPKTRALVEEGGETRRKPLKPGISDPADSAAAVTNAV; encoded by the coding sequence ATGAACTTCGATATCCGCGACGGGTTTACCGGCCTGCCGATCTGGGTCGGCGTAACCGCCGTCGCCATGACCGCTTTCGCGGCAGCTTTCGGGGTCGCGTTTATGATCATGTTGTTCGCCAAATGGCGCTCCAAACGGCACCTGACGGCGCTCTATCGCTTCGACGTCAACCGCCTGAAAAAGCCGCTTTATACGGTGTGGCCGTTGCTGGCGGCGGCCATCGCGGTGCGGGTGGTCTGGCCCGACGTGGTGCATGTCGAAGCCTTCGGCACCGCGACCAAGTTCCTGACCATATTGCTTATCTACTGGCTGGCCCTGTGCGCCATCGAAATTGTAACGGCCAGTGTGTCGCGCCGTTACGACATCACGGTAAAGGACAATCTGAAGGCCCGTCGGGTCCATACGCAGATCACCCTGGTGCGGCGACTGGCGACCTTCCTGCTGGCCGTGCTGACCCTGGCGGCCACCTTCCTGCTGTTCGATGAACTGCGCGGTTTGGGCGTCAGTCTGCTGGCCTCGGCCGGTGTGGCCGGCATCGTCATCGGCTTCGCCGCGCAGAAGACGCTCGGCAACCTGCTGGCCGGCATTCAGATCGCGCTGACCCAGCCGATCCGGCTGGAGGACGCCGTGGTGGTCGAAGGCGAATGGGGCTGGATCGAGGAGATCACCCTGACCTATGTGGTGGTGCGCATCTGGGATCTGCGGCGGCTGGTCCTGCCGATTAGCTACTTCATCGAAAAGCCGTTCCAGAACTGGACGCGCACCTCGGCCAGCATCATCGGCACGGTGGAACTTTATGCCGACTACAGCCTGCCCGTCGAGCCGCTGCGGGCGCACCTGCTGGAACTGCTGGACAAGACCGACCTGTGGGACAAGCAGGTGCAGGTGGTGCAACTGACCGAAACCTATCCCGACGTGGTGAAGATCCGCATTCTGGTCAGCGCCGCCGATTCGCCCACCGCCTTCGACCTGCGTTGCTACGTGCGCGAAAACATGGTGGCCTTTATCACCGCCCGCTATCCGCAGTGCCTGCCCAAGACGCGGGCTCTGGTCGAAGAGGGTGGCGAAACGCGGCGCAAACCGCTAAAGCCCGGCATCAGCGATCCTGCCGACTCCGCCGCTGCCGTGACGAATGCTGTTTGA
- a CDS encoding RNA methyltransferase, whose protein sequence is MLFEITDPDDPRLELYRDVKDRDLTGRSGLFMAEGKVVLERLFTSPVADTVSVLTTPERMGGLASLPDVPVYVAPQKLMDQVAGFPIHRGYLALGRYAPRETLEERVSGARVRVLALHGIANTDNMGGLMRNAAAFGVDAVLLDTSCCDPLYRKAIRVSVGGVLEVPHYRTDDMVGTLQRLGLTPYALSPSGAQTLEKVAPAARSAVLMGAEGPGLPPEVMAACQTVRIDMHGGFDSLNVATTSGIVLYRFSA, encoded by the coding sequence ATGCTGTTTGAGATAACCGACCCCGACGATCCCCGCCTTGAGCTGTACCGCGATGTGAAGGACCGTGATCTGACCGGTCGTAGTGGTCTGTTTATGGCCGAGGGCAAGGTGGTGCTGGAACGGCTGTTTACCTCGCCCGTGGCCGATACGGTCAGCGTTCTGACCACACCGGAGAGGATGGGCGGTTTGGCGTCATTGCCCGATGTGCCGGTCTATGTGGCGCCGCAAAAGCTGATGGATCAGGTGGCCGGTTTTCCCATCCATCGCGGCTATCTGGCGCTGGGACGATACGCACCGCGCGAGACGCTGGAAGAGCGGGTGAGCGGCGCGAGAGTGCGCGTGCTGGCCCTGCACGGCATCGCCAACACCGACAATATGGGCGGGCTGATGCGCAATGCGGCGGCCTTCGGCGTCGATGCGGTGCTGCTCGATACAAGCTGCTGCGATCCCTTGTACCGTAAGGCCATCCGCGTCAGTGTCGGCGGCGTGCTGGAAGTGCCGCACTATCGCACCGACGATATGGTCGGGACATTGCAGCGGCTGGGACTGACGCCCTATGCGCTGAGCCCGTCCGGCGCGCAGACCCTGGAAAAGGTGGCGCCCGCCGCACGGTCCGCCGTGCTGATGGGCGCCGAAGGGCCGGGTCTTCCGCCGGAGGTCATGGCCGCCTGCCAGACCGTGCGCATCGACATGCACGGCGGTTTTGACAGCCTCAATGTGGCGACCACCAGCGGGATCGTGCTGTATCGTTTCAGCGCCTGA
- a CDS encoding glycoside hydrolase family 27 protein translates to MKTMLAIAVGAWLGLWGAGAQAHETLKLDAPKPDLLAAPPIGWNSWNKYACNINEDIVRKQADAMAASGLKDAGYQYIVIDDCWQKSRDADGNIQVDLERFPSGMKALIDYVHARGLKFGLYSDAGALTCGGRPGSAGHEFQDARQYAKWGVDYLKYDWCYTGTRDAEAAYTIMAKALRESGRDIVLSICEWGDNYPQRWAAPLGHLWRTTGDIYDAWEGKRGYSLGMVNILDKQVDLWRYSGPNRWNDPDMLEVGNGGMTTTEYEAHFSLWAMLAAPLIAGNDLSNMDAETLRILTNKDVIAVDQDPLGQQAKRIWKEGDLEIWARPLKGGDQAVVLFNRGAAPAEMSVSWEQLNLPAGLRVQVTDLWSKTVTRNVKARFGATVAAHGVIMVRLRPQV, encoded by the coding sequence ATGAAGACGATGCTGGCGATCGCTGTAGGGGCGTGGCTTGGACTGTGGGGTGCCGGGGCTCAGGCGCACGAGACGCTGAAGTTGGATGCCCCCAAGCCCGATCTTTTGGCCGCGCCGCCGATAGGGTGGAATTCGTGGAACAAATACGCCTGCAATATCAATGAAGACATCGTGCGCAAGCAGGCCGACGCCATGGCCGCTTCGGGGCTGAAAGATGCCGGTTATCAGTATATCGTCATCGATGATTGCTGGCAGAAAAGCCGTGACGCCGACGGCAATATTCAGGTCGATCTGGAACGCTTCCCGTCAGGTATGAAGGCGCTGATCGATTATGTGCACGCCAGGGGTTTGAAGTTCGGCCTCTATTCCGACGCCGGGGCCCTGACCTGCGGCGGGCGGCCGGGCAGCGCGGGGCATGAGTTTCAGGACGCCCGGCAATACGCGAAATGGGGCGTCGACTACCTGAAATACGACTGGTGCTATACCGGCACGCGCGACGCCGAAGCCGCCTATACGATCATGGCCAAGGCGCTCAGGGAATCGGGCCGCGATATCGTGCTGTCGATTTGCGAATGGGGCGACAATTATCCGCAACGCTGGGCCGCGCCGCTGGGCCACCTGTGGCGCACCACGGGCGATATCTACGACGCCTGGGAGGGCAAGAGGGGCTATTCGCTGGGCATGGTCAACATCCTCGACAAGCAGGTGGACCTGTGGCGCTATTCCGGTCCCAACCGCTGGAACGACCCCGACATGCTGGAGGTCGGCAATGGTGGCATGACGACGACCGAGTACGAGGCGCATTTCTCGCTGTGGGCCATGCTGGCTGCGCCGCTGATCGCGGGTAACGACCTGTCGAACATGGACGCCGAGACCTTGCGCATCCTGACCAACAAAGACGTTATCGCCGTCGATCAGGACCCGCTGGGGCAGCAGGCGAAGCGCATATGGAAAGAGGGCGATCTCGAAATCTGGGCCCGCCCGCTGAAAGGCGGCGATCAGGCCGTGGTGTTGTTCAACCGCGGTGCGGCCCCGGCGGAGATGAGCGTGAGTTGGGAACAACTCAACCTGCCGGCCGGACTGAGGGTGCAGGTGACGGACCTGTGGTCGAAGACCGTGACCAGGAACGTCAAGGCGCGCTTCGGCGCTACGGTCGCCGCGCATGGGGTTATCATGGTGCGTCTGCGTCCCCAGGTCTGA
- a CDS encoding thiolase domain-containing protein, whose translation MHATAIVGWGHTPFGRLDLSLEALIQTVAREALSDAGIGGGEVDAVFLGLYNAGLTPDGFCASMVLGADEGLRYKPATRLENACASGSAALYAAMDAIASGRIDTALVVGAEKMTGLDGAGVTKALGAASYQAEEAGLSFPDIFARFARAYAAEYGDPTLAMAHIAAKNHAAAMHNPLAQLKKPLSVEFCATVSDKNPLISDPLKMTDCSLVSDGAAAIVLTRADRAKGFRRAVGFRAAVHVNDLLPLSAKSLTDFTGPRLAFERAYAQAGVSVSDISFAEVHDCFTIAELLVAEAMGLAAKGQGVEFVIAGGTGRQGLCPTNMSGGLKAKGHPVGATGVSMHVIAARQLTGEAGEMQLPDPRLGLAFNMGGGAVANYVSILERLN comes from the coding sequence ATGCACGCAACGGCCATTGTCGGCTGGGGCCATACGCCGTTCGGACGGCTGGACCTGTCGCTTGAAGCGCTCATTCAGACAGTGGCGCGTGAGGCGCTGAGCGATGCTGGGATCGGTGGAGGCGAGGTCGATGCGGTGTTTCTGGGGCTGTATAATGCCGGTCTGACGCCCGATGGTTTTTGCGCCTCTATGGTTTTGGGGGCCGATGAAGGCCTGCGCTACAAACCGGCCACGCGGCTGGAAAACGCCTGTGCGTCGGGATCGGCGGCGCTCTATGCGGCGATGGACGCCATAGCTTCGGGCCGCATCGACACGGCGCTGGTGGTCGGGGCCGAGAAGATGACCGGTCTCGATGGGGCCGGGGTGACCAAGGCGCTCGGGGCGGCCAGCTATCAGGCCGAGGAAGCTGGTCTGTCGTTTCCGGATATCTTCGCCCGATTTGCCCGTGCCTATGCGGCAGAGTACGGTGATCCGACCCTAGCCATGGCGCATATCGCCGCCAAGAACCACGCGGCCGCCATGCACAATCCGCTGGCGCAATTGAAAAAACCGCTGTCGGTCGAATTTTGCGCCACGGTGTCGGACAAGAACCCGCTGATTTCCGATCCGTTGAAGATGACCGATTGTTCGCTGGTGTCGGACGGGGCCGCCGCGATTGTGCTTACTCGCGCCGACCGGGCCAAAGGTTTCCGGCGCGCCGTAGGGTTCCGCGCCGCTGTGCACGTCAACGATTTGCTGCCCCTGTCGGCCAAAAGCCTTACCGATTTCACCGGCCCGCGTCTGGCCTTCGAGCGCGCCTATGCGCAGGCGGGGGTTTCGGTGTCCGACATATCCTTCGCCGAGGTCCACGACTGTTTCACCATTGCTGAACTGCTGGTGGCCGAGGCCATGGGGCTGGCGGCAAAGGGGCAGGGGGTGGAGTTCGTCATTGCCGGCGGCACGGGGCGGCAGGGTCTGTGCCCGACCAACATGTCCGGTGGATTGAAGGCCAAGGGGCATCCGGTCGGGGCCACCGGCGTGTCCATGCACGTGATTGCCGCGCGGCAACTGACCGGTGAGGCCGGTGAGATGCAACTGCCTGATCCCAGGCTGGGGCTGGCCTTCAATATGGGCGGCGGCGCGGTGGCGAACTATGTGAGTATTCTTGAGCGTCTAAACTGA